The proteins below come from a single Corynebacterium cystitidis genomic window:
- a CDS encoding mechanosensitive ion channel family protein: protein MPFEYLFASIWRWLADSGLNIAILIVIAFLVPRAGRLITRVLERRVEADSDKEEAKSKLALAGVGVYVAQLVAFFIITVLILQQFGFSLAGAAIPATVVSAAVGFGAQSIIADFLAGLFVLSEKQYGVGDWVAFTGNGVDVEGTVIQITMRSTQIRTIDQSTVNIPNSTARVAINRSNYWSRAVVVMPVPLLGSASAAEALQRSEAATRRALAREDIAPEVIGDLDVHPAVSVDPPATVGMPWTVDMRFMIQVKAGSQWLVERAIRMSILDEFWDEYGSATTVDGTLIHQATTSDTPVSRRSLHDDTPTEHLQETPENKSEAQPATEATEATETVRAASHVPTEFATKDGHDPAADDASSDHKGQEAQEAQDTTATKPRSTLHDVFTAGRRMRPSTAVLLLVLFVLLVLRGLTASGTYNDELVSGILAPPPVSPAPTSELDSEPTSVPTTSQPQPEPSPTTEPGEPTTAPDYGETPTGESTRQYAPDAQNNTPSPQDPNQQPDQEPYTPTQQQTQPPATTAQNSLQEPTLTAPTTAPAQTANPVS from the coding sequence ATGCCTTTCGAATACCTCTTTGCCTCGATCTGGAGATGGCTGGCCGACTCCGGCCTGAATATCGCAATTCTCATAGTCATCGCCTTTCTGGTGCCCCGCGCCGGGCGCTTGATCACGCGCGTGCTGGAACGCCGCGTCGAAGCAGACAGCGATAAGGAAGAAGCGAAAAGCAAGCTCGCCCTGGCAGGCGTCGGCGTTTATGTTGCGCAACTTGTAGCTTTCTTCATTATCACGGTTTTAATTCTGCAACAGTTTGGCTTTTCGCTGGCAGGTGCGGCGATCCCCGCCACCGTGGTCTCCGCAGCGGTCGGCTTTGGCGCGCAATCGATCATTGCAGATTTCCTCGCCGGCTTATTCGTCCTGTCAGAAAAACAGTACGGCGTGGGCGACTGGGTGGCGTTTACAGGCAATGGTGTCGACGTCGAAGGCACCGTCATTCAAATCACGATGCGCTCGACGCAAATCCGCACGATCGACCAATCCACGGTGAACATCCCGAATTCCACGGCGCGGGTGGCTATCAATAGGTCGAATTATTGGTCGCGGGCGGTCGTTGTCATGCCCGTGCCCCTGCTGGGATCAGCCAGTGCGGCTGAGGCGTTGCAGCGTTCAGAAGCTGCTACCCGTCGCGCGCTTGCACGGGAAGACATTGCACCGGAGGTGATCGGTGATCTTGATGTGCACCCTGCTGTCAGTGTTGATCCCCCGGCTACAGTTGGTATGCCGTGGACTGTGGATATGCGTTTCATGATCCAGGTCAAGGCCGGTTCACAGTGGTTGGTTGAACGCGCCATCAGAATGTCGATCTTGGATGAATTCTGGGACGAGTATGGTTCTGCAACCACGGTGGACGGCACACTCATCCATCAGGCCACTACTTCAGACACACCTGTATCACGCAGGTCGCTTCACGACGACACCCCTACCGAGCACCTGCAGGAAACACCAGAGAATAAAAGCGAGGCGCAGCCAGCTACGGAAGCCACGGAAGCCACAGAAACGGTGAGGGCCGCCTCTCACGTGCCCACCGAGTTCGCTACTAAGGACGGACACGACCCTGCTGCTGACGATGCCTCCTCAGATCACAAGGGCCAGGAAGCCCAGGAAGCCCAGGACACCACTGCCACGAAGCCCCGCTCGACGCTCCACGACGTATTTACTGCTGGTCGGCGCATGCGCCCCTCAACGGCAGTTCTTCTCCTGGTCTTATTCGTCCTATTGGTGCTGCGTGGGCTGACGGCCTCAGGCACATATAATGACGAGCTTGTCTCCGGCATCCTGGCACCACCGCCGGTCTCGCCTGCGCCCACCTCGGAGCTAGATTCTGAGCCAACAAGTGTCCCAACGACGTCGCAGCCTCAACCCGAGCCCTCCCCGACTACTGAGCCTGGAGAGCCCACCACGGCGCCAGACTACGGTGAAACCCCCACCGGCGAGTCCACCCGGCAGTACGCGCCAGATGCGCAGAACAACACACCGTCCCCACAAGACCCGAACCAGCAACCCGACCAGGAGCCCTACACACCCACTCAGCAGCAGACCCAGCCCCCTGCGACAACTGCCCAAAACTCGCTACAAGAACCAACGTTGACCGCTCCGACGACGGCCCCTGCGCAAACCGCAAACCCGGTTAGCTAG
- a CDS encoding PH domain-containing protein, producing the protein MSSAEQRPDSTYFRPERTHVIATLLMTGIALIGISWAPLALGWLLIFPILFLVWVFKAHTHIDDRGVTINYLWRKNVTLPWEEFDGIAFKGSKALARDKQGREYSMPGVTFNSLPRLEEASDGRIPDVLTEGLASVDGKVTVIDKDGRQVLMSKEEHEAYEASKKSDFHEGHSPQSFDSQPTKE; encoded by the coding sequence ATGAGTTCCGCAGAGCAGAGGCCGGATTCCACCTATTTTCGGCCCGAACGTACGCACGTTATTGCCACCCTTTTAATGACGGGCATCGCGCTCATCGGAATCAGTTGGGCGCCTTTGGCGCTCGGCTGGTTGCTCATATTTCCGATTCTTTTCCTCGTGTGGGTGTTTAAGGCGCACACACATATCGACGATCGCGGCGTTACCATCAATTACCTGTGGAGAAAAAACGTCACTCTGCCGTGGGAGGAGTTTGACGGTATTGCCTTCAAAGGCTCGAAAGCATTAGCTCGCGATAAACAGGGCAGGGAATATTCCATGCCTGGTGTGACGTTTAACTCATTGCCACGTCTAGAGGAGGCGTCAGATGGACGGATCCCTGATGTCTTGACTGAAGGGCTCGCCTCTGTAGACGGCAAGGTAACCGTCATTGATAAAGATGGGCGCCAAGTGTTGATGTCCAAAGAGGAACACGAGGCCTACGAGGCCAGTAAAAAGAGTGATTTTCACGAAGGACACTCACCACAATCGTTTGACTCACAACCCACTAAGGAGTGA
- the ilvD gene encoding dihydroxy-acid dehydratase has protein sequence MVFPLRSKVTTVGRQAAGARALWRATGTKENEFGKPIVAIVNSYTQFVPGHVHLKNVGDIVADAVRAAGGVPKEFNTIAVDDGIAMGHGGMLYSLPSREIIADSVEYMVNAHTVDAMVCISNCDKITPGMLNAAMRLNIPAVFVSGGPMEAGKAVVANGVAKTNSNLVDAIAYSADDNVSDAELNQIVESACPTCGSCSGMFTANSMNCLTEALGLSLPGNGTTLATHSARRDLFIKAGETVMELCQSYYGEEDDSVLPRSIANRNAFRNAMALDMAMGGSSNTILHTLAAAQEGEVDFDLSDIDELSHKIPCLSKVAPNGTAHVEDVHRAGGIPAILGELNRSNLLHKDVRSVKYESLDKWLDDWDIRGGKAIDDATELFYAAPGGVRSTEAFSQSNRWEELDTDSVNGVIHDTDHPFTSDGGLVVLRGNLATNGAILKTAGVEEELWEFSGPARVVDSQEQAVSMILNREVQPGEVVVIRYEGPSGGPGMQEMLHPTSFLKGAGLGKKCALITDGRFSGGTSGLSIGHISPEAAHKGLIGLIENGDTISISVNKRELSLDVDEEVLEQRRQAMEASDAPWTPKRERKVSKALRAYAKMATSADKGAVRQVD, from the coding sequence ATGGTCTTCCCCCTTCGTTCGAAGGTCACCACCGTTGGCCGCCAGGCCGCGGGTGCCCGCGCTTTATGGCGTGCGACGGGTACAAAAGAAAATGAGTTTGGTAAACCAATCGTGGCCATTGTGAACTCCTATACCCAGTTCGTACCAGGTCACGTCCATTTGAAAAATGTTGGCGACATCGTGGCTGACGCCGTCCGCGCTGCCGGCGGCGTGCCAAAGGAGTTTAATACGATCGCTGTCGATGATGGCATCGCAATGGGCCACGGTGGCATGCTCTACTCACTTCCCAGCCGTGAAATCATCGCGGACTCTGTGGAGTACATGGTTAACGCACACACCGTGGACGCCATGGTGTGTATTTCCAACTGTGACAAGATCACCCCGGGCATGCTCAACGCTGCAATGCGTTTGAATATCCCGGCCGTCTTCGTCTCCGGCGGCCCAATGGAGGCTGGCAAGGCTGTTGTCGCCAACGGGGTAGCCAAAACAAACTCCAACCTGGTTGATGCGATTGCCTACTCCGCTGATGACAACGTTTCTGACGCAGAGTTGAATCAGATTGTGGAATCAGCATGCCCTACCTGTGGGTCATGCTCCGGCATGTTCACCGCCAACTCGATGAACTGCCTGACCGAGGCACTTGGTCTCTCGCTGCCGGGTAACGGCACTACCCTTGCGACGCACTCAGCTCGCCGCGACCTGTTTATCAAGGCTGGCGAAACCGTGATGGAGCTGTGCCAAAGCTACTACGGCGAGGAGGATGACTCTGTCTTACCTCGTAGCATCGCCAACCGCAACGCATTCCGCAACGCGATGGCGCTCGACATGGCAATGGGTGGTTCTTCCAACACCATCTTGCACACCTTGGCTGCAGCCCAGGAAGGCGAAGTTGACTTCGACTTGTCTGACATTGATGAGTTGTCCCATAAGATCCCGTGCCTGTCCAAGGTGGCGCCAAACGGCACCGCGCACGTAGAAGATGTCCACCGCGCTGGCGGTATCCCCGCGATCTTGGGCGAACTCAACCGCTCGAATCTGCTCCACAAAGACGTCCGCTCCGTCAAGTATGAGTCCCTCGATAAGTGGCTGGATGACTGGGACATCCGCGGTGGCAAGGCTATTGACGACGCCACGGAGTTGTTCTATGCAGCCCCTGGTGGTGTGCGCTCTACGGAGGCATTTTCCCAATCCAACCGCTGGGAGGAACTAGACACCGATTCCGTCAATGGTGTCATCCACGACACCGATCACCCATTCACGTCTGACGGTGGCCTTGTCGTTCTACGCGGCAACCTCGCTACGAACGGTGCAATCCTAAAGACGGCCGGTGTGGAAGAAGAACTATGGGAGTTCTCCGGCCCAGCACGCGTGGTGGATTCCCAGGAACAGGCTGTCTCCATGATCCTTAACCGCGAGGTCCAACCCGGCGAGGTTGTGGTAATCCGCTACGAGGGCCCATCCGGCGGCCCAGGTATGCAGGAGATGCTGCATCCTACCTCTTTCCTGAAAGGAGCAGGCCTGGGCAAGAAGTGTGCTTTGATCACCGATGGTCGCTTCTCTGGTGGCACCTCAGGTCTATCCATTGGACACATCTCCCCTGAAGCGGCACACAAGGGCCTGATCGGCTTGATCGAAAACGGTGACACAATTTCCATCTCAGTGAATAAGCGCGAGCTCAGCCTCGATGTGGATGAGGAGGTGCTGGAGCAGCGTCGTCAAGCGATGGAAGCCTCCGACGCGCCGTGGACCCCGAAGCGTGAACGAAAGGTCTCGAAGGCCCTGCGTGCGTACGCAAAGATGGCCACTAGTGCTGATAAAGGCGCGGTGCGCCAAGTCGATTAG
- a CDS encoding glycosyltransferase family 87 protein, with translation MIDRDTRQLLPIIVKFLTVVGFGAGLGVIWTHIAQTDFPVDMIIYREGSRAFFSGAEVYSEPMYAGDLALPFIYPPFGALALGPLTPHVISDSLAGDIMIVISDALLLLCAYLAFKALLPHAERGLRWCVTTIAWVAGMLIEPVVLNQGFAQINIVLMALVFIDLVPRKRYLPRGFWIGIAAAIKISPLAMCLYFLLRKEFRAILVAALTAVAATLVAAAVRWDATVEFFSVTLLGMGSGNEFGVDSTYQSNSSIKGALMRFAQSQEHLEAYGTLVNVLWLVLSLITIVLGGWLMVALLRRGMNVDAILVNSVIMLLISPVSWSHHWVWLALILPVVVWRLLTAFTGNTALAVVTALWAVLVLTNPPKWWFGDQIAVFELAIWQKILVSDFVWLAIAMLISLAVAIKQVSLQASQPLGERVYPGAEDPHGDDNGDA, from the coding sequence ATGATCGATCGTGACACCCGCCAGTTATTGCCCATCATTGTCAAGTTTCTGACGGTGGTGGGCTTTGGTGCTGGCTTGGGTGTGATATGGACGCACATCGCACAGACCGATTTCCCCGTAGACATGATTATCTACAGGGAGGGCTCCCGCGCCTTCTTTTCCGGCGCAGAGGTGTATTCCGAGCCCATGTACGCCGGTGATCTAGCGCTGCCCTTCATCTATCCGCCGTTCGGCGCACTCGCGCTCGGCCCGCTAACCCCGCATGTCATCTCGGATTCCTTGGCCGGCGACATCATGATCGTGATCTCCGATGCGCTGCTATTGCTCTGCGCCTACCTCGCTTTCAAGGCACTTCTGCCGCACGCCGAACGTGGCCTGCGCTGGTGCGTCACGACGATCGCATGGGTCGCCGGCATGCTCATCGAACCAGTGGTGCTTAACCAAGGCTTCGCACAGATCAATATCGTGCTGATGGCGCTTGTGTTCATTGACTTGGTGCCGCGCAAACGCTACTTACCGCGTGGCTTTTGGATTGGGATCGCAGCGGCCATCAAGATTTCGCCGCTGGCCATGTGCCTGTATTTCTTATTACGCAAGGAGTTCCGCGCAATCCTCGTCGCAGCGCTTACTGCGGTTGCGGCAACACTGGTTGCTGCCGCCGTGCGGTGGGACGCCACAGTAGAGTTCTTCTCCGTCACACTGCTGGGTATGGGCTCAGGCAACGAGTTTGGGGTGGACTCTACGTACCAGTCCAATAGCTCCATTAAAGGAGCGCTGATGCGATTTGCGCAGTCCCAGGAGCACCTGGAGGCATACGGCACACTGGTCAACGTGCTCTGGCTAGTACTGTCACTGATCACCATTGTGCTCGGTGGGTGGTTGATGGTGGCGTTGCTACGTCGCGGGATGAACGTTGACGCGATCTTAGTGAATTCGGTGATTATGCTGCTGATCTCGCCGGTCTCTTGGTCGCATCACTGGGTGTGGCTCGCACTGATTCTGCCGGTGGTGGTGTGGCGTTTACTGACCGCTTTCACAGGAAACACCGCCCTGGCAGTGGTGACTGCGCTGTGGGCGGTGTTGGTGCTCACCAACCCACCAAAGTGGTGGTTTGGTGATCAGATTGCCGTGTTTGAACTGGCTATCTGGCAAAAGATTTTGGTCAGCGACTTTGTCTGGCTGGCAATTGCTATGCTGATCTCGCTGGCAGTGGCGATCAAGCAAGTGTCTCTCCAGGCGAGTCAGCCACTAGGCGAACGGGTTTATCCCGGTGCCGAAGATCCACACGGCGATGACAATGGCGATGCCTAG
- a CDS encoding DoxX family protein, with the protein MSSKLPPDKNPRYDDYHQVEDINDINELDVPTYDSQHKTETIYDRTGRAAPEHIDPADANTTIFETPVTTTSSTALNDDYTAPATVATDVPIAYDDEVVVEKQIEDPRRGTIDLGLLILRILAGGFLILTSVATFFRLGGNAGLSGLDQAFAGYAYGNILAVALPTAQLAAGVFLLLGLLTPVAAMVATVATGFMALHAIAAEGAGFNVFAWPETVWLAVILLGLSVVLQFTGPGLYSFDTGRGWARRPLASSWIFIVLGIAIVIAVWIFGTGINPFA; encoded by the coding sequence ATGAGTAGCAAACTTCCCCCCGATAAAAACCCACGGTACGACGATTATCACCAAGTTGAAGACATCAACGATATCAACGAGCTCGACGTACCAACCTACGATTCCCAGCATAAAACCGAAACCATCTATGACCGCACTGGTCGCGCCGCGCCAGAACATATCGACCCGGCAGATGCCAACACCACCATATTTGAAACACCGGTCACAACCACGTCATCGACCGCGCTTAACGACGATTACACCGCGCCTGCCACAGTAGCTACGGATGTGCCCATTGCCTATGACGACGAAGTGGTCGTCGAAAAGCAGATCGAGGATCCACGACGCGGAACCATCGACCTGGGACTTCTGATCCTGCGCATTCTAGCCGGAGGATTCCTCATCCTTACCTCGGTGGCCACCTTTTTCCGCTTGGGAGGAAACGCGGGGCTTAGCGGACTTGATCAGGCGTTTGCTGGCTACGCGTACGGTAATATCCTCGCGGTTGCGCTGCCGACAGCCCAGCTGGCTGCGGGTGTGTTCCTGCTGCTCGGCCTGCTCACGCCAGTCGCTGCCATGGTGGCAACGGTAGCTACCGGGTTTATGGCGCTGCACGCGATCGCCGCTGAAGGTGCCGGGTTCAACGTCTTCGCGTGGCCGGAGACCGTGTGGCTGGCCGTGATTTTGCTGGGGCTGTCCGTTGTTTTGCAATTCACCGGCCCTGGTCTCTACTCATTTGATACCGGCCGCGGCTGGGCTCGCCGCCCATTAGCCAGCTCCTGGATCTTTATCGTCCTAGGCATCGCCATTGTCATCGCCGTGTGGATCTTCGGCACCGGGATAAACCCGTTCGCCTAG
- a CDS encoding glutathione S-transferase family protein has product MTNHYHDEPAQNASPDGEFVRDTTYIEDRIVADIQPGTQPQPRGDNTFHWPVEPGRYRLMAARACPWAHRTIITRRLLGLEDVISLGLAGPTHGKSSWKFDLDPGEKDPVTGIHRLQEAYFNRFPDYPRGITVPAIVEEESAKVVTNNFPQIPVDFIDQWAEFHRKGAPDLYPEHLREEMEPIITEIYHEVNNGVYRCGFAGSQEAYDEAYERLWKAMDWLEQRLSTRRFLMGEHITLADIYLFPTLVRFDPVYYSHFKCSRHKITEIPNLWGYLKELFQTPGFGDTTDFTEIKQHYFITHAEVNPTQIVPAGPDMSTIMEPHGRDHLPGSPFSAGTTLPGPVPAGEEVKHPEPFQRDAELHR; this is encoded by the coding sequence GTGACCAACCACTATCATGACGAACCTGCACAAAACGCATCGCCCGACGGCGAGTTTGTCCGCGACACCACCTATATCGAAGACCGCATCGTCGCGGACATCCAACCAGGTACCCAACCTCAGCCACGCGGCGACAATACTTTCCACTGGCCTGTCGAGCCAGGCCGCTACCGCCTCATGGCTGCGCGTGCCTGCCCGTGGGCGCACCGCACCATCATTACCCGCCGCCTACTCGGCCTCGAAGACGTGATTTCCTTGGGTCTTGCGGGCCCTACTCATGGCAAAAGCTCCTGGAAATTCGACCTTGATCCGGGAGAAAAAGACCCAGTAACCGGTATCCACCGACTGCAGGAGGCGTACTTTAACCGCTTCCCGGACTACCCGCGCGGAATTACCGTGCCTGCGATCGTTGAGGAAGAATCCGCCAAAGTGGTCACCAATAACTTCCCGCAGATCCCCGTCGATTTCATCGACCAGTGGGCCGAGTTCCACCGCAAGGGTGCACCCGATCTCTATCCGGAACACTTACGCGAGGAGATGGAACCGATCATCACGGAGATCTACCATGAGGTCAACAACGGCGTATACCGTTGCGGCTTTGCCGGCTCCCAGGAAGCTTATGACGAAGCGTACGAGCGCCTTTGGAAAGCGATGGATTGGCTTGAGCAGCGCCTGTCTACCCGACGCTTCTTGATGGGCGAGCACATCACCCTGGCCGATATTTACCTCTTCCCTACCCTGGTGCGTTTTGATCCGGTGTACTATTCCCACTTCAAGTGCTCGCGGCATAAGATCACCGAGATTCCCAACCTGTGGGGGTACTTGAAGGAGCTATTCCAAACACCGGGCTTTGGCGACACCACCGATTTCACGGAAATCAAGCAGCACTACTTCATCACCCATGCCGAGGTGAACCCCACACAGATCGTACCGGCCGGCCCAGATATGTCTACAATCATGGAGCCACACGGCCGCGACCACCTGCCTGGTTCACCATTTTCGGCTGGTACTACCCTGCCAGGGCCGGTGCCAGCAGGCGAAGAGGTTAAGCACCCGGAGCCGTTCCAGCGTGACGCAGAACTTCACCGGTAA
- a CDS encoding GNAT family N-acetyltransferase has translation MKLKCCRLTRPASGAGGRRRLMWAWRLSGRPHPASAAEHGGRGFGKALLTNLARITVDNDYQRVEWTVLKWNTPSINFYESMGRIRCRNGTLSGLPVKFCVTLERLRVLNLFACWHRPWQGSTSRKW, from the coding sequence ATGAAACTTAAATGTTGCAGATTAACGCGCCCAGCCAGTGGGGCCGGTGGGAGGAGACGATTAATGTGGGCATGGCGATTATCAGGCCGACCGCACCCGGCGAGCGCCGCAGAACATGGCGGGCGGGGATTCGGCAAAGCACTGCTGACCAACCTGGCACGCATCACCGTCGACAACGACTACCAGCGCGTTGAATGGACTGTGCTGAAATGGAATACGCCCTCCATCAACTTCTATGAGTCAATGGGGCGTATCCGCTGCAGGAATGGGACACTTTCCGGCTTACCGGTGAAGTTCTGCGTCACGCTGGAACGGCTCCGGGTGCTTAACCTCTTCGCCTGCTGGCACCGGCCCTGGCAGGGTAGTACCAGCCGAAAATGGTGA
- a CDS encoding MarR family winged helix-turn-helix transcriptional regulator, with protein MDKTRWLNQKETDTWLALWAVSSWMPTRLDEQLKADNEMNLHDYFTLAQVSLADDGRLSMTELACRTQMSPSRLSHVVGRLEKRGLVERNPDEQDRRTNIASVTPEGWDFLDNAAPGHVERVREIVFDPLTKEEAEQFGVLLQKILKKLDPPALPRA; from the coding sequence ATGGACAAGACGCGCTGGCTCAATCAAAAAGAAACAGACACCTGGCTTGCCCTGTGGGCTGTCTCGTCGTGGATGCCCACGCGTCTCGACGAACAACTCAAGGCCGACAACGAGATGAACCTGCACGATTACTTTACGCTCGCGCAGGTCTCGCTTGCCGACGACGGACGCCTTTCGATGACCGAACTGGCGTGCAGAACACAAATGTCGCCCTCACGGCTATCCCACGTTGTCGGAAGGCTGGAAAAGCGTGGCCTGGTGGAACGCAATCCAGATGAGCAAGACCGGCGCACCAATATCGCCTCGGTTACGCCCGAGGGGTGGGATTTCCTCGACAACGCAGCCCCCGGCCACGTCGAACGCGTCCGCGAGATCGTTTTCGACCCGCTCACCAAGGAGGAAGCGGAGCAATTCGGGGTACTACTGCAGAAGATTCTCAAGAAACTGGACCCACCTGCCTTACCCCGCGCCTAG
- a CDS encoding YkvI family membrane protein, which produces MKRSITIALAFVGLLVGAGFATGQEVVQYFVSFGYMGLVGVVIAGIVMVFSGAVLFQLGSHFLAGDHNTVFKNVAHPYVSKFLDITTVVTLFAIGFVMLAGAGSNLEQQFGWPTWVGACIMTVLVLISGLLDVDKITNVISSITPFIIIAIIVAFVITLMNFPEDTSQLNEIAMQQTSAMPHWLLSAVNYTAMALMLGVSMMLVIGGNQSSSRAAFRGGILGGIIFSLMLLVLAFVIFFNIDKVGGLDLPLLGVFDAMHPAVGFVVSWIIYAMIYNTAIGMFYALARRITTNNPEKFRVAFFAVTLAGFVVSFLGFSNLLGWVYPVIGYIGMVMIAVTSLSWIKNHRHILREADVRERMTKLAEQKLNPETPDLTEQEKDEVRELARDSLVDGKELWESVQDDVAEDLSLSSDDGAGSAKGAMQN; this is translated from the coding sequence GTGAAAAGAAGTATCACAATAGCTTTGGCATTCGTGGGACTTCTCGTCGGCGCAGGTTTTGCAACCGGCCAAGAAGTTGTACAGTACTTCGTCTCGTTCGGATATATGGGCCTAGTCGGCGTTGTCATCGCGGGGATAGTCATGGTGTTCTCCGGTGCGGTGCTATTTCAACTGGGTTCGCACTTCCTTGCTGGAGATCACAACACGGTGTTTAAAAACGTTGCGCACCCGTATGTGTCAAAGTTCTTGGACATCACCACTGTGGTCACCCTGTTCGCCATCGGTTTTGTGATGCTCGCAGGTGCAGGTTCTAACCTTGAGCAACAGTTCGGCTGGCCTACTTGGGTTGGGGCCTGCATTATGACAGTACTGGTGTTGATTTCTGGCCTGCTCGACGTTGACAAAATCACCAATGTGATCTCGTCGATCACTCCGTTCATCATCATTGCGATCATTGTGGCATTCGTGATCACTTTGATGAACTTCCCGGAAGACACCAGCCAGCTCAATGAGATTGCAATGCAGCAAACTTCTGCGATGCCACACTGGTTGCTTTCTGCAGTGAACTACACCGCTATGGCTTTGATGCTGGGTGTGTCGATGATGTTGGTGATTGGCGGCAACCAGTCCTCGTCACGCGCCGCGTTTCGTGGCGGGATCCTGGGTGGCATAATTTTCTCCCTGATGCTGCTGGTATTAGCATTCGTGATCTTCTTCAATATCGACAAGGTCGGTGGCCTTGACTTGCCACTGCTGGGAGTGTTCGATGCGATGCACCCTGCTGTCGGTTTTGTGGTTTCCTGGATTATCTACGCGATGATCTATAACACAGCAATCGGCATGTTTTATGCCTTGGCGCGACGCATTACCACGAACAATCCAGAAAAGTTCCGAGTGGCATTCTTCGCCGTGACCCTGGCCGGCTTCGTCGTGTCCTTCTTGGGCTTTTCTAACCTGCTGGGCTGGGTGTACCCAGTTATCGGTTATATCGGCATGGTAATGATTGCGGTGACTTCTCTGTCGTGGATTAAAAACCACCGCCATATCCTTCGGGAAGCAGACGTGCGCGAGCGCATGACAAAACTCGCAGAGCAAAAGCTCAATCCTGAAACACCTGATCTGACAGAACAGGAAAAAGATGAGGTGCGCGAGCTGGCCCGTGATTCCCTGGTGGATGGAAAGGAGCTGTGGGAGTCCGTCCAGGACGACGTCGCCGAGGATCTTTCGCTAAGTTCCGACGATGGTGCCGGCTCAGCGAAGGGTGCGATGCAAAACTAG